GTACGCGAGTGAGGCGCCCCGTACGCGTGGTCAGCGTACGGGCACAGTGGGTAGACAGTACGGGGCGTCGACCGTCACTCTGGGTGAATCCATCGCGGGGGAGGGCTCGCGGGGTGCGCACGTGGAGGTGGCTGTACATGGCGGTGCACGGCGGCGACGGGGAGCGGGAGCCGGACCCCTCCGACAGCCTGCGGACGTTCGGAGCGGTCGTCCAGGCCCTGAGAGAGCACGCGGGCCTGAGCCGTACGGAGTTCGGGACGCTGATCCGGTTCTCCAAACACACCGTCGAGTCGGTGGAGCTGGGCCGCCGCATGCCGGACGAGGTGTTCGTGGAGCGGGGGGAGGTCGCTACCGGCAACACGGGCGCGCTGAGGAAGTCGGCGCAGCATCTGTCGCGGGGCGAGCCGGGCTTGGCGGCGTGGTTCCGGCGGTGGGCGCGGTTGGAGCGGGTGGCGGTGAGCCTGTGTACGTACGAGTGCAGGTTGGTGCCGGGGTTGTTGCAGTCGGAGCCGTACGCGCGGGCGGTCTTCGAGGGCACCATTCCGCTGGTGCCGGACGAGCAGGTGGAGGTACTCGTCGCCGCCCGTCTTGAGCGTCAGAAGATGCTCCGCGAGCGGCCGATCGTACCGTTCAGCTTCATCGTGGAGGAGCACGTCTTCCGGCGCCGGTTCGGTGACGTGGAGAGGGTGCGGGAGCTGCTCGACTACGTGCTTGAGCAGACCGCTCTGCGTAACGTGACGCTCCAGATTGTGCCGCAGGAAGCTGGGTTGCACGCGTGCCTGGATGGGCCGGTGCGACTGCTGGAAACGTCGGAGAGGCGCAGGTTCGCATACTCCGAAGGGCAGCAGAACGGGCGGCTGATCAGCGACCCGAAAGAGGTGAACCTCCTCCAGCAGCGCTATGACACACTGCGCTCGCAGGCCCTGAATCGCAAGGAATCACGGGGGCTGCTGGAGCGACTGCGAGGAGAGCTATGAGTACGACGGAACGCGTCTGGTTCAAGTCCAGCTACAGCGGGAGCCAGGGAGACGACTGCGTGGAGGTCGCCGTCACCGAACAGGCCATCCACGTACGTGACTCCAAGGACCTGACGCGCCCCGACTTCTCCGTCGGCCGCGACGGTTGGAAGCAGTTCGTACGGTACGCCGCGCGCGGCTGAGCCCCCGTCTGGTGGGCCCAGCCGCACTGGCGGCGACGGCTCAGCCGGCCTCGGGCCGGGCCTCGTGTCGAGGCCCCTGGCCCGGGGGCGGCGTGAGGGTCGACGTGTAGTTCTTGCCGTCGATCAGAGGCGTCTCCATGGTGAGACCGGCCTCGGCCATGCGGTCGTACTCGGCGAGAACGAGGCGCTTGGTGCGGTACTCGCCGTACTTGCCGATCTCGTTGTTCTTGAGCCCGCCGTTCTCGGTCTGGAAGGACTCCAGGATGTACTCGGCGTCCTCGCGCGAGACTCCGTAGAGGTGGAAGAAGTACGCGTCGAGCTCGGCGCGGATCTGGGTGCGGCGGTCTTCGTTCCAGGCGAAGGGTACGCCGGTGTCGCCGAGGTCGATGGCCAAGGGCTCCATCTCCCAGGAGGAGTAGACAAGTTCGAGTAGGCGCGGGGTGATGAAGGCGGTGTGTGGGGTCAGGTCGTCAGGGTGCGGGACGGGGAGCTGTTTCCACGTCATGAGACCCATGTGGATTCCGCTGATCTTCTGGCGGGCAACGAAGTCGAAA
Above is a genomic segment from Streptomyces sp. NBC_00094 containing:
- a CDS encoding helix-turn-helix transcriptional regulator, translating into MAVHGGDGEREPDPSDSLRTFGAVVQALREHAGLSRTEFGTLIRFSKHTVESVELGRRMPDEVFVERGEVATGNTGALRKSAQHLSRGEPGLAAWFRRWARLERVAVSLCTYECRLVPGLLQSEPYARAVFEGTIPLVPDEQVEVLVAARLERQKMLRERPIVPFSFIVEEHVFRRRFGDVERVRELLDYVLEQTALRNVTLQIVPQEAGLHACLDGPVRLLETSERRRFAYSEGQQNGRLISDPKEVNLLQQRYDTLRSQALNRKESRGLLERLRGEL
- a CDS encoding DUF397 domain-containing protein, producing MSTTERVWFKSSYSGSQGDDCVEVAVTEQAIHVRDSKDLTRPDFSVGRDGWKQFVRYAARG